One Paenibacillus riograndensis SBR5 DNA segment encodes these proteins:
- a CDS encoding ABC transporter ATP-binding protein → MSHVIEMNRVSKIFNDKKAVDGISFTIGKGSITAVLGPNGAGKTTMLSMLLGLLAPTEGTVKVFGLSPKDVKVRERSGAMLQEVSVMDRLKVREIIALIRSYYPQPMDMEFLVRATGLAPADLNRYAEKLSGGQKRSLAFALALAGNPQLLFLDEPTVGLDTTARRHFWDTVRELAAGGTTILFTTHYLQEAEEIADRILLFSQGTLVADGSPEEIKARMVKQSLSFLPAGDAATLRGQLLKLAPVIDCYDKDGRIHVATENTDEALRAIFTGGLAVKNVRIHQGSLDEAFEQLTRNHEEDMK, encoded by the coding sequence ATGAGCCATGTGATTGAAATGAACAGGGTCAGCAAGATTTTTAATGATAAAAAGGCGGTCGACGGCATCAGCTTCACCATCGGCAAAGGCTCCATTACAGCAGTACTCGGGCCAAACGGCGCAGGCAAGACAACCATGCTGTCGATGCTGCTGGGGCTGCTTGCGCCCACGGAAGGCACAGTGAAGGTATTCGGACTTTCTCCAAAGGATGTGAAGGTACGGGAGCGCAGCGGGGCCATGCTGCAGGAGGTGAGCGTCATGGACCGGCTGAAGGTCCGCGAGATCATTGCTCTGATCCGCAGTTATTATCCGCAGCCGATGGATATGGAGTTTCTGGTCAGGGCGACAGGGCTCGCTCCGGCTGATCTGAACCGCTACGCCGAGAAGCTCTCGGGCGGCCAGAAGCGCAGCCTGGCCTTTGCGCTGGCGCTGGCGGGAAATCCGCAGCTGCTGTTCCTGGACGAACCGACGGTCGGCCTGGATACCACGGCCCGGCGGCACTTCTGGGACACGGTGCGGGAGCTGGCTGCGGGGGGAACAACTATATTGTTCACCACCCATTACCTGCAGGAGGCTGAGGAGATTGCCGACCGGATTCTGTTGTTCAGCCAGGGGACGCTTGTAGCGGATGGCAGCCCGGAAGAGATTAAAGCGAGAATGGTCAAGCAGTCGCTGTCCTTCCTGCCGGCCGGAGATGCGGCAACGCTGCGCGGGCAGCTGCTTAAGCTGGCGCCCGTTATAGACTGCTATGACAAGGACGGCCGTATCCATGTGGCAACAGAAAATACGGACGAGGCGCTCCGGGCGATTTTTACAGGCGGACTTGCCGTGAAGAATGTGCGCATCCACCAGGGAAGCTTGGATGAAGCGTTCGAACAATTGACCCGCAACCACGAGGAGGATATGAAATGA
- a CDS encoding ABC transporter substrate-binding protein: MGVKKTLMLCISCMLVIVMAGCGSNNANSGGNSAAPSGDSTAAPEATASATDAPKELTKIKVALDWTPNTNHTGLYAAKELGYYAEEGLDVEIVQPGAAGADTMVTSGEAAFGISAQEALTLARLQDVPIVSIAAIIQHNTSGFAAPKDRNIKTPKDFEGKTYGGWGSPAEEAAMKAIMDPEGGDVKKVKLVNIGEADFFTAVKRDIDFAWIFYAWTGIEAELRGEPVDMLYLKDYAPQLDYYTPVLTTSEKEIAEHPELVKAFLAATTKGYQYAIDKPEEAAAILSKAVPDLDPKLVLASQKWLSPKYKDDAARWGEQKAEVWKNYADWMYGLKLLDKPLDAASAFTNDYLPQGQ, from the coding sequence ATGGGAGTCAAAAAAACACTAATGCTCTGCATCAGCTGCATGCTGGTCATCGTAATGGCCGGCTGCGGCAGCAATAATGCAAATTCCGGGGGGAATAGTGCTGCTCCATCCGGAGACAGCACCGCCGCGCCCGAGGCTACCGCCTCAGCGACGGACGCTCCAAAAGAGCTGACCAAGATTAAGGTCGCTCTGGACTGGACGCCGAACACCAACCATACCGGCCTCTATGCAGCCAAGGAGCTGGGATATTATGCGGAGGAAGGCCTCGATGTAGAAATTGTGCAGCCCGGTGCCGCCGGTGCCGACACGATGGTCACCTCAGGCGAAGCCGCTTTTGGCATCAGTGCCCAGGAGGCGCTGACACTGGCCCGGCTGCAGGATGTGCCGATCGTCTCGATCGCTGCAATCATCCAGCATAATACCTCGGGGTTTGCCGCTCCGAAGGACCGCAATATCAAGACGCCCAAAGACTTTGAAGGCAAAACCTACGGCGGCTGGGGCTCTCCCGCAGAAGAAGCGGCGATGAAAGCAATCATGGACCCTGAAGGCGGCGATGTCAAAAAGGTGAAGCTGGTCAATATCGGAGAAGCCGATTTCTTCACTGCCGTGAAACGCGACATCGATTTTGCGTGGATTTTCTACGCCTGGACCGGCATCGAAGCCGAACTGCGCGGTGAGCCGGTTGACATGCTGTATTTGAAGGATTACGCGCCGCAGCTGGATTACTATACACCGGTTCTGACCACCAGCGAAAAGGAAATTGCCGAGCATCCGGAACTGGTGAAGGCATTCCTTGCGGCTACAACCAAAGGCTATCAGTATGCAATCGACAAGCCGGAAGAAGCTGCCGCTATCCTCTCCAAGGCTGTGCCGGATCTCGATCCCAAGCTGGTCCTTGCCAGCCAGAAATGGCTGAGCCCGAAATATAAAGACGATGCCGCCCGCTGGGGAGAGCAAAAAGCAGAGGTCTGGAAGAATTACGCCGACTGGATGTACGGCCTGAAGCTGCTGGACAAACCGCTGGATGCCGCTTCGGCATTCACCAATGATTATTTGCCGCAAGGCCAGTAA
- the nfsA gene encoding oxygen-insensitive NADPH nitroreductase, whose protein sequence is MKPNNETLELLNRHTSVRQFQDKPVSDEQLAAIIGAGQMASTSSNVQAYTVIAVTEPDLKAQLSKLSGNQAYIEQCPVFLVWCADLYRLREISGPHLQGAASYVGSTENLIVATVDVALAAQNAAVAAESLGLGIVYIGGVRNNIAELSELLGLPELVYPVFGMCLGYPAGVNGIRPRLPLQAVLHHNGYQADASVEQVKVYDEVTRDYMRERTGGQKDTPWSEMMAGRLAQPSRLQMKEFLLQKGFMQK, encoded by the coding sequence GTGAAACCGAATAACGAAACCCTTGAACTGTTGAACCGTCACACCTCCGTCCGCCAGTTTCAGGACAAGCCCGTGAGTGATGAGCAGCTGGCAGCTATTATCGGGGCAGGCCAGATGGCTTCCACTTCAAGTAATGTCCAGGCCTACACGGTTATTGCCGTAACGGAGCCGGATCTGAAAGCGCAGCTGTCCAAGCTGTCCGGCAATCAGGCCTATATTGAACAGTGCCCGGTGTTCCTGGTCTGGTGTGCCGATCTGTACCGGCTGCGGGAGATCAGCGGCCCGCACCTGCAGGGGGCAGCTTCCTATGTGGGGTCCACAGAAAATCTGATCGTGGCCACCGTCGATGTGGCGCTTGCCGCGCAGAATGCGGCGGTTGCGGCGGAATCGCTGGGCCTTGGCATCGTGTATATTGGCGGGGTGCGCAATAATATCGCAGAGCTGTCGGAGCTGCTGGGCCTGCCCGAGCTGGTCTATCCGGTCTTCGGCATGTGCCTGGGTTATCCCGCGGGAGTGAACGGCATCCGTCCGCGCCTTCCGCTTCAGGCTGTGCTGCATCATAACGGCTATCAGGCGGATGCCTCGGTAGAGCAGGTTAAGGTCTATGATGAGGTCACACGGGATTACATGCGGGAGCGGACCGGAGGGCAGAAGGATACGCCTTGGTCCGAGATGATGGCGGGGCGTCTTGCCCAGCCTTCGCGCCTGCAGATGAAGGAGTTTCTGCTGCAAAAAGGGTTTATGCAGAAATAA
- a CDS encoding thiamine-binding protein encodes MANTLLSIQVIPKTPNNEDSIPYVDKAIEVIQQSGVKHQVNPLETTMEGELSELLEVVRHMHEALIASGSPSVISQIKIAHNPSGISMDKLTEKYRP; translated from the coding sequence ATGGCCAATACCCTGCTCAGCATTCAAGTCATCCCTAAAACTCCGAACAACGAGGATTCCATTCCTTATGTAGACAAGGCTATTGAGGTGATCCAGCAATCCGGTGTCAAACACCAGGTCAACCCGCTCGAAACCACGATGGAAGGTGAACTGAGCGAACTGCTCGAAGTGGTGCGCCACATGCATGAGGCACTGATCGCATCCGGCAGCCCCAGCGTCATCTCACAGATCAAGATCGCCCATAACCCGAGCGGAATCAGCATGGACAAGCTGACGGAAAAATACCGGCCGTGA
- a CDS encoding ABC transporter ATP-binding protein, with amino-acid sequence MAEAPPALEVNGVTKAFFHRRRETLVLDQVSLKVEPQEFVSIVGPSGCGKSTLFHIIGGLEQPDAGTVSMNGKTVTGQRGEISYMPQQPALFPWRTIEDNVLLAGELKGEPRAEARAAARHWLDKVGLGGFERAYPHMLSGGMQQRAAFLRALLAPQELMLLDEPFSALDALTRSEMQRWLLELWEENRRSVLFITHNIEEALLLSSRIYVFSGRPGSVLHTVEVPFPRPRREEITESPEFLQLKRQLSQWMREEQAKAAKTAKTAKTAKTAKTAK; translated from the coding sequence ATGGCCGAAGCGCCGCCCGCGCTGGAAGTAAACGGCGTAACCAAAGCTTTCTTCCACCGCCGCCGTGAGACCCTGGTGCTGGACCAGGTCTCGCTCAAGGTGGAGCCACAGGAATTCGTCTCCATCGTCGGCCCCTCCGGCTGCGGCAAAAGCACCCTGTTCCACATTATCGGCGGCCTGGAGCAGCCTGATGCCGGAACTGTTAGCATGAACGGCAAGACCGTCACCGGACAGCGCGGTGAAATCAGCTATATGCCCCAGCAGCCCGCGCTGTTCCCGTGGCGGACCATCGAAGACAACGTCCTGCTCGCGGGTGAGCTGAAGGGCGAGCCGCGGGCTGAAGCGCGGGCCGCCGCCCGCCACTGGCTGGACAAGGTCGGCCTTGGCGGATTCGAACGCGCCTACCCGCATATGCTGTCTGGCGGCATGCAGCAGCGGGCCGCTTTTCTGCGGGCGCTGCTGGCGCCGCAGGAGCTGATGCTGCTGGACGAGCCGTTCAGCGCGCTGGATGCGCTGACGCGCAGCGAAATGCAGCGCTGGCTGCTGGAGCTGTGGGAGGAGAACCGCCGCTCCGTGCTGTTCATTACCCACAATATCGAGGAGGCGCTGCTCCTCTCCAGCCGCATCTACGTCTTTTCCGGACGTCCCGGCTCCGTCCTGCATACCGTCGAGGTTCCCTTCCCGCGTCCGCGCCGCGAGGAAATTACGGAATCCCCCGAATTCCTGCAGCTGAAGCGCCAGTTATCCCAATGGATGCGCGAGGAGCAGGCCAAGGCTGCCAAGACTGCTAAGACTGCTAAGACTGCTAAGACTGCCAAGACTGCCAAGTAA
- a CDS encoding ABC transporter permease — translation MRSYWNQIWPPLVAVIFFLGAWQLAVSVFHVPFWMLPSPGDIARESQGNASGIWAHTAATLRLTLIGFPVGTGVGLIVALVLHLVPWLKRALYPLLILSQNVPSIALGPLLIIWFGFGLLPKIVLITLVCFFPVAVAAMGGLAQSDRIMMNYMKMAGANQWQIFTKLELPGSLPSLFSGLKISATYAVMGAVVAEWIGADKGIGYYMLLQKASYRTDRMFVAIVIIVLLSLVLFALIALLEKWLVRWKPRKAS, via the coding sequence GTGAGATCGTACTGGAACCAAATCTGGCCGCCCCTTGTGGCGGTCATCTTTTTTCTGGGGGCCTGGCAATTGGCGGTTTCCGTGTTCCATGTGCCTTTCTGGATGCTGCCAAGCCCCGGAGATATCGCCCGTGAATCCCAGGGCAACGCCTCGGGCATTTGGGCGCATACGGCTGCTACGCTGCGGCTGACCCTGATCGGCTTTCCTGTCGGCACAGGGGTGGGCCTGATTGTGGCTCTGGTGCTGCATTTAGTGCCCTGGCTGAAAAGAGCGCTGTACCCGCTGCTGATTCTCAGCCAGAATGTGCCATCGATTGCCCTCGGACCGCTGCTGATCATCTGGTTCGGGTTCGGGCTGCTGCCCAAAATCGTCCTCATCACACTTGTCTGCTTCTTCCCGGTTGCCGTCGCCGCCATGGGCGGGCTGGCTCAAAGCGACCGGATCATGATGAATTATATGAAAATGGCCGGGGCCAACCAATGGCAGATCTTCACCAAGCTGGAGCTGCCCGGCTCCCTGCCCTCCCTGTTCTCGGGCCTGAAAATCTCCGCAACCTACGCGGTCATGGGCGCGGTGGTCGCGGAGTGGATCGGCGCGGATAAGGGCATCGGCTACTACATGCTGCTGCAAAAAGCCTCCTACCGCACAGACCGTATGTTCGTCGCCATTGTAATTATTGTGCTTCTTAGTCTGGTGCTGTTTGCCCTGATCGCACTGCTGGAGAAGTGGCTGGTCCGCTGGAAGCCGCGCAAGGCCTCTTGA
- a CDS encoding response regulator transcription factor yields the protein MIRIVIAEDQRLLRGAMASLLDLEDDIEVAGEAGDGAEALAVIERLQPDVCLMDIEMPYKSGLEVAETLKAKGSATKVIILTTFARPGYLERGVKAGIQGYLLKDEPVDKLADAIRRVMDGHREVSPELVFGSLREENPLTDREREILKLAGGGQSAGEIAAVLHLSYGTVRNYISEILNKLEVKSRIEAVRLAEEKGWI from the coding sequence ATGATACGCATCGTGATTGCTGAAGATCAGCGCCTGCTGCGCGGGGCCATGGCTTCGCTGCTGGATCTGGAGGATGATATTGAAGTGGCAGGAGAAGCCGGAGACGGGGCGGAGGCGCTGGCTGTCATTGAACGGCTTCAGCCGGATGTATGCCTGATGGACATCGAAATGCCTTATAAAAGCGGGCTGGAGGTAGCGGAAACCTTGAAGGCTAAAGGCTCCGCCACCAAAGTCATTATATTGACCACCTTTGCCCGTCCGGGCTATTTGGAGCGCGGTGTGAAGGCCGGGATTCAAGGGTATTTGCTCAAGGATGAGCCGGTAGACAAGCTGGCGGATGCGATCCGCCGGGTGATGGACGGACACCGGGAGGTGTCTCCCGAGCTTGTCTTCGGCAGCCTGCGGGAAGAAAACCCGTTGACTGACCGGGAGCGGGAGATCCTGAAGCTGGCCGGCGGCGGCCAGAGCGCCGGGGAGATCGCAGCTGTGCTGCACCTCTCCTATGGCACTGTCCGCAACTACATATCCGAGATTCTGAACAAACTGGAAGTGAAGAGCCGCATTGAAGCCGTGCGGCTGGCGGAGGAGAAGGGCTGGATCTAG
- a CDS encoding DMT family transporter: MQQQGLKLAYIFAVLNAVIIGFSFLFTKVALGHAGPLDTLTYRFAASFVVMSVPVAFGWVKVSYRGKPIGRALLLAAMYPLGFFTLQVFGLQHATSAEGGILYSFTPVVTMIIASVFLKETTTLLQKLCIFLSVFGVVFIFVMKGSSIQLSNMTGIVLLFLTCLAFAGYSVLARSLSRHFSPAELSYLLMGIGFATFLILSLTGHAASGTLGGFLSPLKSGTFILSAVYLGVIASLVTTLTSTYILSKIEASLMSVFSNLSTIVSIAAGALFLGEEITVYHWIGSFLIIAGVIGTNRLGRKKTEARPGGDRTVPVSR; encoded by the coding sequence ATGCAGCAACAAGGACTCAAGCTGGCTTATATCTTTGCCGTGCTCAATGCGGTTATTATCGGATTCTCATTTTTGTTCACCAAAGTGGCGCTCGGCCATGCCGGGCCGCTCGATACACTAACCTACCGCTTCGCCGCCTCGTTTGTGGTAATGTCGGTCCCTGTCGCCTTCGGCTGGGTCAAAGTCTCCTACCGCGGCAAACCCATTGGCCGGGCGCTGCTGCTGGCAGCAATGTACCCGCTCGGATTCTTCACCCTTCAGGTCTTCGGACTCCAGCACGCCACCTCTGCCGAGGGAGGGATTCTTTATTCGTTTACTCCGGTCGTGACGATGATCATCGCCTCTGTATTCTTGAAGGAGACAACGACCCTGCTGCAAAAGCTATGTATTTTCCTGTCAGTATTTGGCGTTGTGTTTATCTTTGTGATGAAAGGGAGCAGCATTCAGCTGTCCAATATGACCGGGATTGTGCTGTTATTCCTGACTTGTCTGGCTTTTGCCGGGTACAGCGTGCTGGCCCGTTCGCTCTCCAGGCACTTCAGCCCCGCTGAGCTCAGCTACCTGCTGATGGGGATTGGCTTCGCCACATTCCTGATTCTTTCGCTCACCGGACATGCGGCCAGCGGAACGCTCGGCGGTTTTCTAAGCCCGCTCAAGAGCGGCACCTTTATCCTGTCTGCTGTATACCTGGGGGTCATAGCATCCCTTGTCACCACCCTGACCTCAACCTATATTTTGTCCAAAATCGAAGCTTCCCTCATGAGTGTGTTCAGCAATCTCTCGACCATCGTCTCCATTGCAGCCGGAGCGCTCTTCCTCGGGGAAGAGATCACAGTGTATCACTGGATCGGATCATTCCTGATTATAGCAGGGGTAATCGGCACGAACCGGCTGGGCCGGAAAAAGACAGAAGCCAGACCCGGCGGTGACCGGACGGTGCCTGTCAGCAGGTGA
- a CDS encoding ABC transporter permease, producing the protein MRLIAMQCKAEMLRIFRNPYYVFWSLLMPILFYFIFTRVVNTGTDDVSKWQAHYLMSMAAFSVMGSAIMTLGIRLVQERTQGWNTFIRITPLPSSVYFAGKMFGQTIMHLFSVLCIFVAGYLINGVALTPGQWVLSGLWILAGSLPFLALGTLVGFMKRADTASGVSNVLYMGLAVAGGMWMPLEILPKVMQRIGHWLPSYNYGEGAWEIVGGGYPQWSNILILLGYLAVFMLLSVYIRKKQEAV; encoded by the coding sequence ATGAGACTTATTGCCATGCAGTGCAAAGCAGAAATGCTGCGGATATTCCGCAATCCCTATTATGTATTCTGGTCTTTATTGATGCCGATCCTGTTCTATTTCATCTTCACCAGAGTAGTGAATACAGGGACGGATGATGTATCAAAGTGGCAGGCGCACTACCTGATGTCCATGGCCGCCTTCAGTGTAATGGGGTCCGCTATAATGACGCTGGGCATCCGGCTGGTCCAGGAGCGGACACAGGGCTGGAACACATTTATCCGCATTACCCCGCTGCCGTCTTCCGTCTATTTTGCCGGTAAAATGTTTGGCCAGACCATTATGCACCTATTTTCGGTGCTCTGCATTTTTGTGGCGGGATATCTGATTAACGGTGTAGCGCTGACCCCTGGACAATGGGTGCTGAGCGGATTATGGATTCTGGCGGGCTCTCTGCCTTTTCTCGCGCTTGGCACACTGGTGGGCTTCATGAAACGGGCCGATACGGCGAGCGGTGTCAGCAACGTGCTCTATATGGGGCTGGCGGTTGCCGGAGGCATGTGGATGCCGCTTGAGATTCTGCCAAAGGTGATGCAGCGAATCGGCCATTGGCTGCCTTCCTATAATTACGGGGAGGGGGCTTGGGAAATTGTTGGCGGGGGTTATCCGCAATGGAGCAATATCCTGATTTTACTCGGATACTTGGCTGTCTTTATGTTACTATCGGTCTATATCCGAAAAAAACAGGAAGCGGTGTAA
- a CDS encoding sensor histidine kinase: MARRQFRLFPQRFGFFPYMWLIYLLFPVINLQEEHGIKLVFGAAMLALFAVTYRQLYWATGRAFTLWLAVQMLIIVILSAAYTPYDLFMGFFTANFIGWYTGEKHYKMAYAVFAAMVLVLLITATWGMALEDLLFLYPFMIIMLVSPFGIRSLHRKRMLEKELDQANEVIKELVKREERMRIARDLHDTLGHTLSLITLKSQLVEKLAAKDAGRTQAEAREIQRISRAALRQVRELVSEMRAVSVAEELAEVGEMLRTADIAMEVEGDAALEGVSDLTQNILSLCIKEAVTNIVKHSGADRCRIALAVTEGEVQISIEDNGVGLHPQEQEGHGRSKGNGMKGMAERLSLIDGSLKLSSGEKGGTVLAVAIPRVVKERKDGVTA; encoded by the coding sequence ATGGCGCGCAGGCAGTTCCGGTTGTTTCCGCAAAGATTCGGCTTTTTCCCTTATATGTGGCTCATATACTTATTGTTCCCGGTCATCAATCTGCAAGAGGAGCATGGAATCAAGCTGGTGTTTGGTGCGGCAATGCTGGCCCTGTTCGCTGTGACCTATCGGCAGCTGTATTGGGCCACCGGCAGAGCTTTTACGCTGTGGTTGGCTGTGCAGATGCTGATTATTGTAATTCTAAGTGCAGCCTATACGCCTTATGACCTGTTTATGGGCTTCTTTACCGCGAATTTCATCGGCTGGTACACAGGAGAGAAGCATTATAAAATGGCTTATGCTGTTTTTGCGGCCATGGTGCTTGTCCTGCTGATTACGGCTACCTGGGGAATGGCTCTGGAAGATCTGCTGTTCCTGTACCCGTTCATGATTATTATGCTGGTCTCCCCGTTTGGCATACGCTCACTGCACCGTAAGAGAATGCTGGAAAAAGAGCTTGACCAGGCCAATGAGGTCATCAAGGAGCTGGTTAAACGCGAGGAGCGGATGCGGATTGCCCGGGACCTGCATGATACGCTGGGGCACACGTTGTCGCTGATCACCCTCAAGAGCCAGCTGGTGGAAAAGCTTGCCGCCAAGGATGCCGGACGCACGCAGGCCGAGGCCAGGGAGATCCAGCGGATTTCACGCGCGGCGCTGCGCCAGGTCCGTGAGCTGGTGTCGGAGATGCGGGCCGTGTCCGTAGCTGAAGAGCTGGCGGAAGTAGGGGAGATGCTGCGTACAGCAGACATAGCCATGGAGGTCGAGGGGGATGCTGCACTGGAGGGTGTATCAGACCTCACACAGAATATTTTAAGTCTCTGCATCAAGGAAGCGGTGACCAATATTGTGAAGCATAGTGGAGCGGACCGGTGCCGCATTGCCCTTGCGGTGACAGAGGGAGAAGTGCAGATTTCCATTGAGGACAACGGGGTTGGACTGCACCCGCAGGAGCAGGAAGGCCATGGTCGGAGCAAAGGCAACGGGATGAAAGGGATGGCTGAGCGGCTGTCATTGATTGACGGCTCTTTGAAGCTGAGTTCAGGTGAAAAGGGGGGGACGGTCTTGGCTGTAGCCATCCCGAGAGTAGTCAAGGAAAGAAAGGATGGGGTGACCGCATGA
- a CDS encoding IS256 family transposase, producing MTIVPENMLNNLFENLVTTFVKDHLESIMRAEIQYFMENEQVGVRNSRNGYYKRDLHTKYGHLEDLEVPRDRKGYYQTQVFEPYQRRDGWLEEAVIQMYKSGMGTRDVARFIESMFGSHYSAATVSNITATVLEDIQNWQSRPLAKRYAVIYLDGLYVKLRRGTVSGEVIYFAMGIDEEGHRQILGFYVGGQESSNGWREVLKDLYNRGAQEVLLGVFDGLPGLDAAFKEMYPKADVQHCVVHKVRATFPKIRVEHKTDVIEALKTVYTAPDEEVARAAFDTVKAKWSKLYPKEIASWEEQLSTLLTFYKYPVEIHKAIYTSNPIERMNKEIRKRLKPMNSLTNMDAAEKIVYLEATAYNERFADRVVPGFGMDTVKKELSKLFDERYSMAEPQAAE from the coding sequence ATGACTATTGTACCCGAAAATATGCTGAATAATCTATTTGAAAATCTTGTCACTACGTTTGTCAAAGACCACCTGGAATCCATCATGAGGGCTGAGATTCAGTACTTCATGGAGAATGAGCAAGTGGGTGTACGTAACAGCCGCAATGGATATTACAAGCGGGATCTGCATACCAAATACGGTCATTTGGAGGATCTGGAGGTGCCTAGAGACCGTAAAGGGTACTACCAGACCCAAGTGTTCGAGCCCTACCAACGCAGAGACGGCTGGCTGGAAGAGGCGGTCATCCAGATGTACAAAAGCGGCATGGGTACACGGGACGTGGCCCGTTTCATTGAAAGTATGTTCGGCAGTCATTATTCCGCAGCGACCGTGAGCAACATTACGGCTACGGTGCTGGAGGATATTCAGAACTGGCAGTCCCGTCCGCTCGCCAAACGCTACGCTGTGATTTACCTGGACGGGCTGTACGTGAAGCTCAGACGCGGGACCGTCAGTGGGGAAGTCATCTATTTTGCGATGGGCATCGACGAAGAGGGACATCGTCAAATCCTTGGGTTCTACGTCGGTGGTCAAGAGAGTTCAAACGGCTGGCGGGAGGTCCTCAAAGATCTGTACAACCGCGGAGCGCAGGAAGTGCTTCTGGGTGTATTTGACGGACTCCCGGGCCTGGATGCCGCCTTTAAAGAAATGTACCCCAAAGCGGATGTGCAGCATTGCGTGGTGCACAAGGTACGGGCCACGTTTCCCAAAATCCGGGTCGAACACAAGACTGACGTCATTGAAGCCCTGAAGACGGTATACACCGCGCCGGATGAGGAGGTAGCCCGGGCCGCATTCGATACCGTGAAAGCCAAGTGGAGCAAGCTGTACCCGAAGGAAATAGCCTCATGGGAAGAACAGTTGTCCACGCTGCTGACATTCTACAAGTACCCTGTGGAAATCCACAAAGCGATCTACACGTCGAACCCGATCGAGCGAATGAACAAGGAAATTCGGAAGCGACTCAAGCCCATGAACAGTCTCACGAACATGGATGCAGCTGAGAAAATCGTATATTTGGAAGCAACGGCCTACAATGAACGGTTTGCGGACCGAGTGGTGCCTGGGTTTGGGATGGATACGGTGAAAAAGGAACTCAGCAAGTTATTTGACGAACGCTATTCGATGGCCGAACCACAGGCCGCAGAGTAG
- a CDS encoding aminotransferase-like domain-containing protein, protein MKKYLEVLSDMEKRIKGGQYSPGQKLPSVRSAAEFYSCSVSTVLRAYGELERTHAIYSVPQSGYYMVEQSEEPGPGGGSGIVDFASASPDLNVFPYLDFQHCLNKAIDRYKYHLFTYGDALGLDTLRHTLVSHLAEYQVFAKVERIIITSGIQQALEILARMPFPNGRTEILVEQPGYDIYLRYLEAEGLPVSGIARSAAGIDLRELEAQFASGRFKFFYTMPRYHNPLGTSYSTEERKAIARLAGKYDVYIVEDDYMADLGAEQRFDPIFAYEQTSHTVYLKSFSKIIFPGLRLGAAVVPEPLLEAFRAYKGYTDTSLLSQAALEVYIKNGMYGHHRHKIKAMYAERIQAVYEALARHNTEGLIEVSAASSGVYLQFKLPVAVNLERLVKRLAERKISVVSGNGFYLSGYRNREKFLRISISRARLDQIDEGVRTIAQEAARGSGW, encoded by the coding sequence GTGAAAAAGTATCTTGAGGTCCTATCCGATATGGAGAAGCGGATCAAGGGAGGACAGTACAGCCCGGGGCAAAAGCTGCCTTCCGTGCGCAGTGCCGCAGAATTCTACAGCTGCAGTGTCAGCACCGTTTTGCGGGCTTATGGAGAGCTGGAGAGAACACACGCGATTTATTCGGTTCCACAGAGCGGCTATTACATGGTGGAACAGTCAGAAGAGCCGGGCCCTGGCGGGGGCAGCGGAATAGTTGATTTTGCCTCGGCTTCGCCGGATTTGAATGTATTTCCGTATTTGGACTTCCAGCATTGCCTTAACAAAGCGATTGACCGGTACAAGTACCACCTGTTCACCTATGGGGATGCGCTGGGACTGGATACGCTGCGGCATACACTGGTGTCGCATCTGGCGGAGTATCAGGTTTTTGCCAAGGTGGAGCGGATCATTATCACTTCGGGTATCCAGCAGGCACTGGAGATTTTGGCGAGAATGCCGTTTCCGAACGGCCGGACGGAGATCCTGGTTGAACAGCCGGGTTATGATATTTATCTCCGGTATCTGGAGGCGGAGGGACTGCCCGTGAGCGGGATCGCCCGTTCGGCAGCCGGCATTGACCTGCGGGAGCTGGAGGCGCAATTCGCAAGCGGCAGATTTAAATTTTTCTATACCATGCCCAGATATCATAACCCGCTTGGAACGTCTTACAGCACAGAGGAGCGGAAAGCCATTGCCAGACTAGCCGGCAAATACGATGTGTACATCGTGGAGGATGATTACATGGCCGATCTGGGTGCCGAGCAGCGTTTTGATCCTATATTTGCGTATGAACAGACCTCACATACCGTTTATCTGAAAAGCTTCTCCAAAATCATTTTTCCGGGCCTCCGGCTGGGTGCGGCTGTGGTGCCGGAACCGCTGCTGGAGGCCTTCCGGGCCTATAAAGGATATACGGACACCTCGTTGTTATCCCAGGCAGCGCTTGAGGTGTACATTAAGAACGGCATGTACGGGCACCATAGGCACAAAATAAAAGCTATGTATGCAGAAAGAATCCAAGCGGTATATGAGGCGCTTGCGCGGCACAATACGGAAGGCCTGATTGAGGTGTCTGCGGCCAGCTCGGGCGTTTACCTGCAATTCAAGCTGCCGGTAGCCGTGAATTTGGAACGTCTGGTCAAGCGGCTGGCGGAGCGGAAAATCAGCGTCGTGTCCGGCAACGGATTCTATCTATCCGGTTACCGGAACCGGGAAAAGTTCTTGCGCATCAGCATTTCCCGTGCCCGGCTGGATCAGATTGATGAAGGTGTCAGGACCATTGCCCAGGAGGCGGCACGGGGGAGCGGGTGGTAG